One window of Thermococcus zilligii AN1 genomic DNA carries:
- a CDS encoding alpha amylase N-terminal ig-like domain-containing protein has product MYKTFGFVEDPYFGRLAEVEFSISAGNEKYAYLLGSFNAFNEGSFRMERSGNRWTVRVLLPEGLWRYAFSLGGRFELDPENPRRENYRRPAYKFEREVSIAEIAGDEDIYHSPALLYLYHFAGRTHFILRGKRGVVRSAVLAVNGEETGMWKKAEDGLFEYYEAVLWKEPVELEYYFLVETTSGSLKKLGPFRAVPNELEAPSWPLESVFYQIMPDRFAVGIQEKKLPLEGELFHGGDLKGIVEHVDHLKGLGVNALYLTPIFESMTYHGYDIIDYYHVARRLGGDEAFEELVKALKERGIKLVLDGVFHHTSFFHPFFQDVVKNGEKSQYKDFYRVTGFPVVSSEFLELLGSDLPWIEKHKALKSLNWNYESFFSVWLMPRLNHGNPEVVDFIADVMEFWLERGADGWRLDVAHGVPPGLWRDLRKRLPKEAYLFGEVMDDGRLWLFDVFHGVMNYLLYDAILRFFAFEEIKAEEFLNELNLLSAYYGPAEYFTYNFLDNHDTERFIDLVKGDRKRYLCALAFLMTYKGIPAIFYGDEIGLKGSGEGMSAGRTPMPWKEELWDEETLQKVRKLINFRRSLAPLSRGDFRVVAAGDRWFAYKRVLGTEEVFVVINCSGEEVKLTYRGKSLPGVPPTSALLMYKSVIEVL; this is encoded by the coding sequence GTGTATAAAACTTTCGGATTCGTTGAAGACCCGTACTTCGGGAGGCTTGCCGAGGTGGAGTTCTCGATTTCCGCAGGCAACGAGAAGTACGCCTACCTCCTGGGAAGCTTCAACGCGTTCAACGAGGGCTCCTTCAGGATGGAGAGGAGCGGAAACCGCTGGACAGTGAGGGTTCTCCTTCCGGAGGGCCTCTGGAGGTACGCTTTTTCCCTCGGCGGTAGGTTCGAGCTCGACCCTGAGAATCCCAGAAGGGAGAACTACCGCCGTCCTGCGTACAAGTTCGAGAGGGAGGTGAGTATAGCTGAGATAGCGGGTGACGAGGACATCTACCACTCTCCCGCCCTGCTCTACCTCTACCACTTTGCTGGGAGGACTCATTTCATTCTGAGGGGAAAGCGCGGCGTTGTGAGGTCGGCGGTGCTGGCGGTCAACGGGGAGGAAACCGGGATGTGGAAAAAGGCTGAGGACGGGCTTTTTGAGTACTATGAGGCGGTCCTGTGGAAGGAACCGGTGGAGCTGGAGTATTACTTCCTGGTTGAAACAACGTCAGGAAGCCTGAAAAAGCTCGGCCCGTTCAGGGCCGTTCCAAATGAGCTTGAAGCCCCCTCGTGGCCGTTGGAGAGCGTCTTCTACCAGATAATGCCGGACAGGTTCGCGGTCGGAATTCAGGAGAAGAAGCTCCCGCTGGAGGGGGAGTTATTCCACGGGGGGGACTTGAAGGGGATCGTTGAGCATGTGGATCACCTTAAGGGCCTGGGTGTCAACGCCCTCTACTTAACCCCCATCTTTGAGTCCATGACCTACCACGGCTACGATATCATCGACTACTACCATGTGGCCAGGAGACTCGGAGGGGATGAGGCCTTCGAGGAGCTCGTGAAGGCCCTCAAGGAGAGGGGCATAAAGCTCGTCCTTGACGGTGTCTTCCACCACACGAGCTTTTTCCACCCGTTCTTCCAGGATGTTGTCAAAAATGGCGAAAAGAGCCAGTACAAAGACTTTTACAGGGTGACGGGCTTTCCGGTCGTTTCATCGGAGTTCCTTGAGCTCCTGGGCTCAGACCTTCCCTGGATCGAGAAGCACAAAGCGCTGAAAAGCTTGAACTGGAACTACGAAAGCTTTTTCTCGGTCTGGCTTATGCCGAGGCTAAACCACGGGAACCCTGAGGTGGTGGATTTCATAGCGGACGTTATGGAGTTCTGGCTTGAGAGGGGCGCCGACGGCTGGCGCCTGGACGTTGCCCACGGCGTTCCTCCAGGCCTCTGGCGCGATCTTAGAAAGCGGCTTCCGAAGGAGGCTTATCTCTTTGGTGAGGTCATGGACGACGGAAGGCTCTGGCTCTTCGACGTCTTTCATGGGGTCATGAACTACCTCCTCTACGATGCAATCCTGAGGTTTTTTGCGTTTGAGGAGATCAAAGCGGAGGAGTTCCTCAACGAGCTGAACCTTTTGAGCGCCTACTACGGCCCAGCGGAGTACTTCACCTACAACTTCCTCGACAACCACGACACCGAGCGCTTCATAGACCTTGTCAAGGGAGACAGAAAAAGGTACCTCTGCGCCCTCGCATTCCTGATGACCTACAAGGGGATCCCAGCGATCTTTTACGGGGACGAGATCGGTCTAAAAGGCTCGGGGGAAGGCATGAGCGCGGGGAGAACGCCGATGCCCTGGAAGGAAGAGCTGTGGGACGAAGAGACACTCCAGAAAGTCAGGAAGCTCATAAACTTCAGGCGTTCCCTTGCTCCCCTCTCCCGTGGAGATTTCAGGGTTGTGGCCGCGGGGGATAGATGGTTCGCTTACAAGCGGGTTCTGGGCACGGAAGAAGTTTTCGTCGTTATAAACTGCTCGGGGGAGGAGGTAAAACTGACTTATAGAGGAAAAAGCCTTCCAGGGGTGCCGCCCACATCGGCCCTTTTAATGTACAAAAGTGTCATCGAGGTACTGTAA
- the trmBL1 gene encoding HTH-type sugar sensing transcriptional regulator TrmBL1, with product MREEEIIEKLQRLGLTKYESLAYINLLKLGPSKATDITKESGIPHTRVYDVLSSLHRKGFVDVMQGTPRLYKPVNPEVVLERIKEDIIQDIEDLKAAFLDLYREAHGEELPEIWTIQGFENTVERAEHIIRTARYEVLINTPFEFLKFLQGEIKNRKDVIFVITSNFEGEIPEWLRQDNIILAKSGGAPWLMASWIIGDVNYALFFGALPKDGRREKFYSFWARSPKITQNYMHWFYTIYFDNSEVIKPLNYEGLPKPLSLVNIRTLITVLKFVELPRRAEIVGRYVDTKEPVTLEGEIVDYEYTPLTANVTFKYNGNILKVGGLGSYFEDVEGEKFILLE from the coding sequence ATGAGGGAGGAGGAGATCATAGAAAAACTTCAGAGGCTCGGTCTCACCAAGTATGAGAGCCTGGCGTACATAAATCTCCTAAAGCTCGGGCCGAGCAAGGCCACGGACATAACGAAGGAGAGCGGAATCCCCCACACCCGCGTTTACGATGTCCTAAGCTCACTCCACAGGAAGGGGTTTGTTGACGTCATGCAGGGGACGCCGAGGCTCTACAAGCCTGTCAACCCCGAGGTCGTGCTCGAGAGGATAAAGGAGGACATAATCCAGGACATAGAGGACCTTAAAGCCGCTTTCCTCGACCTCTACCGGGAGGCACACGGGGAGGAGTTGCCGGAGATCTGGACAATCCAGGGCTTCGAGAACACTGTTGAGAGGGCGGAGCACATAATTAGAACCGCCAGGTACGAAGTCCTCATAAACACGCCCTTCGAGTTCCTGAAGTTCCTCCAGGGCGAGATTAAAAACAGAAAGGACGTGATCTTCGTCATCACGAGCAACTTCGAGGGAGAGATACCCGAATGGCTCAGGCAGGACAACATCATCCTGGCAAAGAGCGGTGGAGCGCCATGGCTGATGGCAAGCTGGATAATCGGCGACGTCAACTACGCCCTCTTCTTCGGCGCCCTGCCCAAGGACGGGAGAAGGGAGAAGTTCTACTCCTTCTGGGCCAGGAGCCCGAAGATAACCCAGAACTACATGCACTGGTTCTACACCATCTACTTCGACAACAGCGAGGTCATAAAGCCGCTAAACTATGAAGGACTGCCAAAACCGCTCTCTCTCGTCAACATCAGAACCCTCATCACGGTTCTCAAGTTCGTGGAGCTCCCGAGAAGGGCTGAGATAGTGGGAAGGTACGTCGATACCAAAGAACCCGTAACCCTCGAAGGTGAAATCGTCGACTACGAATACACTCCCCTCACCGCAAACGTGACTTTCAAGTACAACGGAAACATCCTCAAGGTCGGTGGGCTCGGCAGTTACTTCGAGGACGTTGAGGGCGAGAAGTTCATCCTCCTCGAGTGA
- a CDS encoding glycogen/starch synthase: protein MRILMLGFEYLPVKVGGLAEAITSTAEGLAGLGHEVVVFTPDHGRGLGEPVKRFKVISFGEEVEIEVRKRVQNGVTVYSLAGGLLSGPDVYGPGWEGLLKKTVLFGKASAGLMNGLIGEFKPDIVHAHDWHTVFALGLLKKYFGIRSVFTVHRLNKAKVPAGYFHEANLGEFAPYPDIDPEHTAAYMADLVTTVSRGYLWEEWDFFGHFEGKATHVFNGIDCTFWNEGLLENATLPRKERRKLILGRFGLPDGKAFMFIGRFDRAQKGVDTLLRAIEVLSSDPGFGDMRFLIIGKGDPELERWARAVESRFPGNVRVITELLPRERVRELYGSVDFVVIPSHFEPFGLVQLEAMCLGAVPIGSAVGGIKDTIIDLDGDPQNATGILVPPGDAFALAKAMVRAKNLDEGTLNRLRENGKRRAREDFTWRNSCERYVKAYLNEIDRAMPFLR, encoded by the coding sequence ATGAGGATACTAATGCTGGGGTTTGAGTACCTTCCGGTAAAAGTCGGCGGGCTGGCGGAAGCCATCACGAGCACAGCGGAAGGCCTTGCCGGGCTAGGCCACGAAGTCGTTGTATTCACGCCGGACCACGGGAGGGGCCTCGGGGAGCCCGTGAAGAGGTTCAAGGTCATCTCCTTCGGGGAAGAGGTCGAGATAGAGGTAAGAAAGCGAGTGCAGAACGGCGTGACCGTTTACTCCCTCGCGGGTGGCCTTCTGAGCGGGCCCGACGTCTACGGGCCTGGCTGGGAGGGGCTTTTGAAAAAGACCGTCCTCTTCGGGAAGGCCAGCGCCGGACTTATGAACGGCCTCATCGGGGAGTTCAAGCCGGATATAGTCCACGCCCACGACTGGCATACCGTCTTTGCGCTCGGCCTCCTGAAGAAGTATTTCGGGATAAGGAGCGTTTTTACTGTCCACAGGCTCAACAAGGCAAAGGTTCCAGCGGGATACTTCCACGAGGCAAACCTCGGTGAGTTCGCCCCCTACCCGGATATCGACCCGGAGCACACGGCCGCTTACATGGCTGACCTGGTGACAACCGTCAGCAGGGGCTACCTCTGGGAGGAATGGGACTTCTTCGGGCACTTCGAAGGCAAAGCTACTCACGTCTTCAACGGCATAGACTGCACCTTCTGGAACGAGGGGCTTCTCGAAAACGCGACTCTGCCAAGGAAAGAGCGCAGAAAGCTCATCTTAGGGCGCTTCGGCCTCCCAGACGGCAAAGCCTTCATGTTCATAGGCCGCTTCGACAGGGCCCAGAAAGGCGTCGATACCCTCCTGCGAGCTATAGAAGTGCTCTCCAGCGATCCGGGCTTTGGGGACATGCGCTTCCTCATAATCGGAAAGGGCGACCCCGAGCTTGAGAGGTGGGCGAGGGCAGTGGAAAGCCGCTTCCCGGGCAACGTTCGCGTGATAACAGAACTCCTTCCCCGGGAGAGGGTTAGGGAGCTCTACGGCTCCGTGGACTTCGTGGTTATCCCGTCCCACTTTGAGCCCTTTGGCCTTGTCCAACTCGAGGCCATGTGCCTTGGGGCCGTCCCGATAGGAAGCGCCGTTGGGGGGATAAAGGACACGATAATAGACCTCGATGGGGATCCACAAAACGCCACGGGAATACTCGTGCCGCCGGGGGATGCGTTTGCACTGGCGAAGGCGATGGTAAGGGCGAAGAACCTCGATGAAGGGACGCTCAACCGCCTCAGGGAGAACGGAAAGAGGCGCGCGAGGGAAGACTTCACGTGGAGGAATTCCTGCGAGAGGTACGTTAAGGCTTATCTCAACGAGATTGACAGGGCCATGCCCTTCCTGCGCTAA
- a CDS encoding ribonuclease P protein component 2 yields the protein MKEKPKYLPPTLRDKYRYIAFQVIGERAFTGEEIKRAIWEASLSTLGFLGSAKAKPWFIKFDEKSQTGIVRVGREHVEELRFALTLVTQVNGSRAIFRTLGVSGTIKRVKGKFLADYGWR from the coding sequence ATGAAGGAGAAGCCGAAGTACCTGCCACCGACGCTGAGGGATAAGTACCGTTACATAGCCTTCCAGGTTATCGGTGAGAGGGCCTTCACGGGTGAGGAAATAAAGAGGGCCATCTGGGAGGCTTCGCTGTCAACACTCGGTTTCCTCGGCTCCGCTAAAGCTAAGCCGTGGTTCATAAAGTTCGACGAGAAGAGCCAGACCGGCATCGTCAGGGTTGGCCGGGAGCATGTGGAGGAGCTCCGCTTCGCCCTGACGCTGGTTACTCAGGTGAACGGTTCGCGGGCAATCTTCAGGACGCTCGGCGTTTCGGGGACGATAAAAAGGGTGAAGGGGAAGTTTTTGGCTGATTACGGCTGGCGTTAG
- a CDS encoding radical SAM protein translates to MKTPYFSFAVGELPKGCQLCVRGEKLVLFTTGACPRDCFYCPLSPWRRGDVVYANERPVKSAEDVIEEAITQEAKGAGVTGGDPLARLDRTVEYIKLLKERFGRDFHVHLYTTGALATKKNLEKLYDAGLDEIRFHPDLFNPSSKLFRVEIENIKNAFDFDWDVGGEIPAIPGQFERMKWYAEFLDGLGAKFLNVNELEYSEMTLKTLLEMGYQPVSDESAAIKGSLETGLKLLEWGEENTSLSYHLCTAKLKDAVQLRNRLKRMAKKVARPYMEITEEGTLRFGVAEYDDLDELYSFLVEEAEVPPEWLYINREKGRIEMPEEVAAELAEAIEGDVKFFVVEEYPTWDRLEVERTPL, encoded by the coding sequence ATGAAAACGCCCTACTTTTCATTCGCCGTGGGAGAGCTCCCAAAGGGCTGTCAGCTCTGCGTCAGGGGCGAGAAGCTCGTCCTGTTCACCACCGGCGCCTGCCCGAGGGACTGCTTCTACTGCCCGCTCAGCCCGTGGAGGAGGGGAGACGTGGTTTACGCCAACGAGAGACCCGTTAAGAGCGCTGAAGACGTTATCGAGGAGGCCATTACCCAGGAGGCAAAAGGGGCAGGTGTCACGGGCGGAGACCCTCTGGCGAGGCTCGACAGAACTGTGGAATACATAAAACTCCTTAAGGAGCGTTTTGGCAGGGACTTCCACGTCCACCTCTACACCACCGGGGCTTTGGCGACCAAGAAGAACCTCGAAAAGCTCTACGATGCCGGCTTAGACGAGATACGCTTCCACCCTGACCTGTTCAACCCCAGCTCAAAGCTCTTCAGGGTCGAGATAGAGAACATAAAGAACGCCTTCGACTTCGACTGGGACGTTGGGGGGGAGATACCCGCAATTCCGGGCCAGTTCGAGAGGATGAAGTGGTACGCCGAGTTCTTGGATGGCCTCGGCGCGAAGTTCCTCAACGTGAACGAGCTTGAGTACAGCGAGATGACCCTCAAGACGCTTCTGGAGATGGGCTATCAGCCGGTCAGCGACGAGAGCGCCGCGATAAAAGGCTCCCTTGAAACCGGCCTAAAGCTCCTCGAGTGGGGGGAGGAGAATACTTCCCTGAGCTACCACCTCTGCACCGCGAAGCTCAAGGACGCCGTCCAGCTCAGGAACAGGCTGAAGAGGATGGCGAAAAAGGTGGCCAGACCCTACATGGAGATAACCGAGGAAGGAACGCTCCGCTTCGGGGTAGCGGAATACGACGACCTCGACGAGCTCTACAGCTTTCTCGTGGAGGAGGCAGAGGTTCCGCCCGAGTGGCTTTACATAAACCGCGAGAAGGGAAGAATAGAGATGCCGGAGGAAGTTGCGGCTGAGCTGGCGGAGGCGATTGAAGGCGACGTTAAGTTCTTCGTCGTAGAAGAATACCCGACCTGGGACAGGCTGGAGGTGGAGAGAACCCCCCTGTAG
- a CDS encoding DUF835 domain-containing protein encodes MELDLKLGLEILKLGIVTLALLILYRYRALFETSLSRSLLRKGAHVTLLLWLGFLADVMNDVYPTSLTKILDDIIISFALLLGTYYLVDYMRRARVAVEPSKIVNGTSQLKSGAYLAGTRDIDSILRLSAGKKVMALTRTPEVFKKRGIPYLWLSKVEGENSMDPLRLPAILHRLISTADEDTVIIIDGLEYLIMENGFSSVFKFLTTLRDYFLLKGGTLVVVVSPAALEENQLSLLRREFKELEVE; translated from the coding sequence ATGGAGCTGGACCTCAAGCTGGGCCTCGAAATATTAAAGCTCGGCATAGTAACGCTGGCCTTACTCATCCTCTACAGGTATCGGGCCCTGTTTGAGACTTCCCTTTCCCGGAGCCTTCTCAGGAAGGGCGCCCATGTAACACTACTCTTATGGCTGGGTTTTCTGGCCGATGTCATGAACGACGTTTACCCCACATCCCTCACCAAGATCCTTGACGACATCATAATCTCCTTTGCCCTTCTGCTGGGCACCTATTACCTTGTGGACTACATGAGAAGGGCCCGGGTTGCCGTGGAGCCATCGAAGATAGTCAACGGAACATCCCAGCTTAAGAGCGGGGCTTATCTGGCCGGTACCAGGGATATAGACTCCATCCTCAGGCTGTCGGCGGGCAAAAAAGTGATGGCCCTGACGAGGACGCCGGAGGTATTCAAGAAGAGGGGCATCCCCTACCTGTGGCTCAGCAAAGTCGAGGGTGAGAACTCCATGGACCCGCTCCGTCTTCCGGCGATTCTCCATCGCCTGATTTCCACGGCTGACGAAGATACCGTCATAATCATCGATGGCCTCGAATACCTGATAATGGAAAACGGCTTCAGTAGCGTTTTCAAGTTCCTGACGACCTTGAGGGATTACTTCCTCCTTAAAGGGGGGACGTTGGTAGTGGTGGTTAGCCCCGCCGCCCTGGAGGAAAACCAGCTCTCCCTGCTGAGGAGGGAGTTCAAGGAGCTCGAGGTTGAATAA